The DNA sequence GATGGCCGTTGACTTGGCGGTTTGGGGCCGTCCCCGGGGCGCTCTACTTCTTGGTCTTGCGCTGGAGGGCCTGGCGCTCGATGCGCTCCACGCGGCGCTGCAGGTCGGACAGGTCGACGTTGGGGCCGGCCACGCCGCGCTTCGCCATACGGGCGATCAGGGCGGCGACGCGCACCTTCTCGCCGGTGGTGAAGTCGGCGAAGCGCAGGTCGTCGGCCATCAGAGCGTGGCCTTCTCGCGGATGTCCCAGACGAGACCGAGGTCATCAACCTCGAGCACGATGCCGCAGCAGCCGCACGTGTGGACGCGGTGGCCGCGCTTGTCGGCGGGCGTGCTGGTCATCTCGTCGTCGCAGCAGACGGGTACACCGTCCTCGATCTCCATTCCGGGGGTCAGCGTCATGCCGTAGATCGTCGGTTCCGAGTAGCACATTGGGGTCTCCTACTTGGTGTTGGGGCGGATCGGACGGCCTGTCCGGCCCCACCGCCCGACTCACTTCCTGGCGGGAAGTAAGCGGGACGGAAGGGCAGGTCAGCGCTTCTTCTGCATGTCGCGCCACATGTCCCGCAGGACGAGGACGACGATCGCGGCGACGCCGCCGAGGATGGCCAGCGCGATGGACGCGAACGCGATGCCGACGCCGCCGACGCATACCGCGCATGCGATGCCGATCCACTCGCCCGTGCTGCGATGGGCCTTGTGGTCGTGCTGGCAGGTGTGCGTCGGCGCCTGTGCCTGCTGCTGGGTGGCGAGCTTGGCGAGTTCCAGCGCGGCCATGGCCAGCTGCACGCCGGCGGTATCGGTCTCGGCGGCGCGCACTGCCGCTTCCGCCTTCTGCAGCGGGTTCTGCTCGGTCATCGCGTCCACCTCCAGCGGGACACGTACGGGCAGGCGAGGACACCGGCGGCGAAGGCGATGGTGACCGGCTGGACGACCGCGGCCAGGACGCTGGCGACCGGGGCGAGCGGCAGTCCGAAGGCGA is a window from the Candidatus Eisenbacteria bacterium genome containing:
- a CDS encoding DUF6257 family protein — encoded protein: MADDLRFADFTTGEKVRVAALIARMAKRGVAGPNVDLSDLQRRVERIERQALQRKTKK